The nucleotide sequence ccgggTATCTGTCCATACATGCGTCTGTCTAGGTATATGTCCatacatccatctgtctgtccatacatccatctgtctgtctgtcggtctgtctgtccaGGTATCTGTCCatacatccatctgtctgtccatacatccatctgtctgtctgtcggtctgtctgtccatacatccatctgtctgtccatacatccatctgtctgtctgtcggtctgtctgtccatacatccatctgtctgtctgtccgggTATCTGTCCatacatccatctgtctgtctgtccaggTATATGTCCATacatccatctctctgtctgttcagGTGTATGTCCatacatccatctgtctgtctgtcggtctgtctgtccatacatccatccgtctgtctgtctgtctgtctgtctgggtatctgtccatacatccatctgtctgtctgtccaggTATATGTCCATacatccatctctctgtctgttcaggtgtatgtccatccatccatctgtctgtctgtctaggtatctgtccatccatccatctgtctgtttgtctgtctaggtatctgtccatccatccatctgtctgtttgtctgtctaggtatctgtccatccatccatctgtctgtttgtctgtctaggtatctgtccatccatccatccatccatctgtctgcctgtccagttatctgtccatccatctgcctgtctctctatctatccaggtatctgtccatccatccatctaatgtACATTTATCCTTTTTTATACatctgtccacctgtctgtctctgtgttcctccatcagtctctctctctctctaggcaTGTAACCCTCAAACTGTCTATCCTCTCCACTATCTCTTAAGatacccatccacccatccctcTATTCACCTACCAATCCCTTcacctacctgtctgtccatctgcccctctctctctctctctctctctctctctctctctctcttcatccatCAGTTTTTTATCTGCCgttctatccatctatctactgtctatccatctgcctGCATTTCTGTACATCCCTCTATGCATCAGTCTACCCGCCCGTCATAAGTCTGTTCATCAGCCTATCACTCTACTATCAGCCACTCCATCTATCCCTAATGTCTATTCTTCCACTGCCCGTCCCTCTGTCTATCCAAAAATCTTTTTGTTTatacctttctctctccgcaTCATTTGACATTAGCGTTATCTTAGCTAACCGGAAGCGCAGCTAACTTACAATGCTTACTAATTAGCcacattttcacacaaactAATTAGCCAAGATTGCACACAAACCCCGTGCACGCTAATCACCCCGAAGCTAGTCAGCTAACGGTCACGCAAACGCACAGGCTAGCCGCTTTTAGCTAGCGTGACAGTTAGCTAATTTGACTTACAATGTACTCTCGGACTTGGCTGTGAAaattctgctctctgattgTGACATCGTCTTCTTCCATTCTTCATATTGCACATGCACATCACTTAGCTCATAGACTCCCCAATAACGCCGGTGAACTAGCTTCAAACAAAGATTAGCTAGCAACCGAATAAACACTGCGCGCATCCAAGAAGGTGTTATTGCTTTCCCCACCGCATTCCGACATGTCCCGCCTCCTGCGCTCGGATTGGCTTGTTTAGCGAAGGCTTACAACTTGTATCCAATCGTCGTGCGCACAACAGAGCCGTATCACCCGCAGAAGGCGGGGCTTATCGGAAAACGATTGGGGGCAGAAACAAATACAACAGCATGAAGGCGCTCGGGCTAGCGTTCAAAATAAATTGCGTCATCATTCCGCGACACATGTAACGCGTAATCGTAGTTAGAATAAATAGAAGAATGGGAAGCAGAATGCAGTTTACGTTGGGCGCAAAAGTTTCATTAAATTAATCAGTTcatttttgatatatttttatatttaatgcgTTTTACAACATATGTTTTCATCACCTTTTACATGATTAAGTGAGAGAGGACTTTGATGGTCAGGAGACGGTCATGTCAAGTCAtggacagtgtaatggtgtcaGTAATTACACACCCCCAGAGTGAGTGAAATAAAAgactttattttgtttattggaaaaaaataatgagtATAAAAATGCAGAATCCTATTAAACACTTTCATGAGTCATTATggatataaaaatgtgtgtgattgtgtattatATGTGTTTATTGCAGCTATGAGAAGTTTAACGTCTGACTTatgaagctagctagctattctTAATGTGTGCTGCAGCCTACGAGCTATATTTAACACCAGCGCTGAGGATACTAGCAATTTATAATCTGTAAACAAAGCTCGTGTAAATATTAGCACATGCAGTGGAAAGCTTCCGCTTAGTGAAATCAGGTGGATGAAGCGTGAAGGTTCTGATCACGACGATCTACTGAGCGTGAGCGAGAGCTCCAGCTCCCTGGCCGTATCCGAACCCTTTTGGACCAAAGCTTTTAGCATAGCAAGCTGTGTGAACATAAAAATCACACTGTTAATGCACATACACCTTTTTCCCAAGATTACCgggtacaataaaaaaaaacaacagtgctGTACACACATGTTGTTATTTTTGAGTGAGTTGAAATAGGCGAACCTTTGCAATAGATCTCTCCATCTTTGTCCGTCATGGTGGTGGATTCGAGGCCCTTTCCACATTTAGCACAGCGGAAACAGCTCTTATGCCAGGACTGGAGAAGAGggcagataaaaaaaatgtgcactAACCATGTAAATAACACTAATGAGCCTACTCGCTGATTTTAATAAATCTGTACAAATGTGTAAGATCTCCGTTTGTTTTGGTGTTTCTCTTACAGTTACTTATTCCTGTCATTAGATGCAGAAATGATTTTACCTTTAATGAGACTgacagaggccacgccccctttgtGACAgatagaggccacgcctcctttaccgAGCCTGACAAGCcgagaggccacgcctccttcacagagactgacgagcagaggccacacttccttttCTGAGACTaatacacagaggccacgcctcccttACAGAGACTGACaaacagagaggccacacctccttcactgagagtgacacacacagggccATGACTTCTTTACTGAGAATGACACAAacagaggctacacctcctttactgagactgacacacacagaggccacgcctcctttaccaagcctgacacacacagaggccatgacttcttcactgagaatgacacagaggccacacctactttacagagactgacagagaggctacgcctcctttactgagactgacacacacagaccacgcctcctttactgagactgacacacacataggccacgccccctttacTGAGCCTgccacacacagaggccacacctcctttacagaGACTGACAAGCAGAGGCCACATCTTCACTAAAAgcagagaggccacgcctccttcactgacactgagatacagaggccacacctccttcacaagGCACACTGggtctggattttttttcttgttggtCCTGTTACCTTTATTAGCATGTAGCTAGGTATGTTTAGTTACTTTAACAGCAATCCTTTCAGTATAACATGCTAGCTAATATTAATCCCCCATTTAATCCCCTGATACACTTTTTTGCGTATAATGCTAGCTAAACAGCTAGATGACGTTGACAACAGACCGCTAATAACTTCATGTGCCGCTCACCGCTCCTGCTCCAATGGTCTTCTCTGCTGCGTACACAGCTTTGCCACAGCGAGGGCACACGTCAGAGCCTCCGAACCTCTGGGCGAACTTGGAGGTGTTCTGGGTGTTGGTGGACTGCTGTGGCTTTTCACTGtgaaagaacacacacagacaaatttAAACCAGTAGAAATAGATTAACACAATGCTAATGCTGCTCTGCTAAATATTAGCTAAATAAACAGCTCACTCTGTGGGCTTGATTCCCAGAGACTCTCCTCTGTCCATGTTCAGTATCCCGGCACCTGCGCCATAGCCGTAGCCTTTCGGGCCGTACTTCTTGCCGTAGCAGGACTTGCAGTAGACCTCGTTTTCATGGGTAGCCAGAGTAGTGCTGTCAAGGTTCTTCCGGCACACCACTGACACCAAGAGAAGGCGGAGTTAGTGCGCTTCCTGTATTTAACTTATCTGTTAACGTCTACATCACACGTTAGCTACTGCAACTGTTACggtatttaaacagttaaatgttcatgtttttgtgGTACTCCAGGTAATAACAATGGTCTGCTATTCTAATATGTCATGCATAGTCAGTTAGCATAGGTACTTTAGGCTAGCTAGTCCATCATTTGTTAGTGTCTGGAAATGCTTCTGAAGttatttgttttagttttagttgtaGTCTTGCTAGTTAGCATATCTACGTTAAGCCATGTTTATCTGTCGCTGTTGTAGGTTTTGCTCGTCTAGCATCTATGCTAGTTTGTTCCATATAAGGAATGCAGAAAAAAACGTCCTGCATTCGGAACTCATCCTGAAAATCCTGAGCCGGTTGTGCGCGAGACACCTTTAAAAGCTCACAAAACGAGGGAATTTCTCACGCATCCCTGAAGCATTGCATCACGGCGAGTCGTGGAAGTAAACAAGGGTGTGTCCCTGTGTGGATTAGGGAAGACGGGGTGATTGTTTAGAAGTTTGTTTAGGAAATGTGGAGTATGATAAGATCGAGACTTCGCCTGAGGTCACTAAGAACGAGCTCCAGCTGGTCACTAGGGGGCGACAaagaccatccatccatctgagCAGGTTTCTAGTTCTATTTATGCACTTTAAAGGTAAAGATCGAAATCATTTCCGTTGTGTCTTCGATAGGGGAAATGAAACACGATGCTGACCTCGTGAAAAGAAGGCGTGGTTTTAAGCAAAGGAAATGT is from Hemibagrus wyckioides isolate EC202008001 linkage group LG07, SWU_Hwy_1.0, whole genome shotgun sequence and encodes:
- the LOC131355942 gene encoding cysteine and glycine-rich protein 2-like, with the translated sequence MPLGGGNKCGCCQKTVYFAEEVQCDGRSFHKSCFLCMVCRKNLDSTTLATHENEVYCKSCYGKKYGPKGYGYGAGAGILNMDRGESLGIKPTDEKPQQSTNTQNTSKFAQRFGGSDVCPRCGKAVYAAEKTIGAGASWHKSCFRCAKCGKGLESTTMTDKDGEIYCKACYAKSFGPKGFGYGQGAGALAHAQ